Proteins encoded together in one Planctopirus ephydatiae window:
- a CDS encoding ecotin produces MLTTLGKCFVGMVLVCLLPVVQGGEAEQNLKAFPPAEPGMTRHVIFLEPQPDESLFKVELQVGKVVKTDSRNRFFFGGSLEAKNIDGWGFTKYVVAKLGPMGGTLIGVDPNEPLVDRFVTLGGEPQLIRYNSRLPVVVYVPEGAEVRYRIWRTDDKAIIVPAR; encoded by the coding sequence ATGTTAACGACTTTGGGAAAATGTTTCGTCGGGATGGTGTTGGTGTGTCTGCTGCCGGTGGTGCAGGGTGGAGAGGCAGAACAGAATCTCAAGGCGTTTCCTCCTGCAGAGCCAGGCATGACCCGACATGTAATTTTTCTGGAACCGCAACCTGATGAAAGCCTGTTTAAAGTTGAGTTACAGGTGGGGAAAGTGGTCAAAACCGACAGTCGCAATCGCTTTTTCTTCGGTGGAAGTCTTGAGGCCAAAAATATCGATGGCTGGGGTTTTACGAAGTATGTGGTTGCCAAACTGGGGCCAATGGGTGGCACTTTGATTGGCGTCGATCCCAATGAACCACTGGTGGATCGTTTTGTCACACTGGGAGGCGAACCACAGTTGATCCGCTACAACAGTCGGCTGCCAGTGGTGGTTTATGTTCCTGAGGGGGCCGAAGTCCGGTATCGGATCTGGCGCACGGATGATAAAGCCATTATCGTCCCTGCGAGATAG
- a CDS encoding sugar phosphate isomerase/epimerase family protein, translated as MSDRHMGCTRRDMLRVSGLAMAGLAFGSMTATRSVAAALQTSASPFEISLAQWSLHKAFFDKKADPMDFAKIAKEEFGINAIEYVNQFYKGKAEDQAFLADLKKRADDHGVKSLLIMCDGEGALGDADEAKRKKAVENHYKWVAAAKYLGCHSIRVNAQSGGSYDEQLARAADGLRRLTEFAATHDINVIVENHGGLSSNGAWLAAVMKKVDHPRCGTLPDFGNFRVSKDEMYDRYKGVEELMPFAKAVSAKSHDFDAAGNEIHTDYRKMMKIVASFGYKGYVGIEYEGSKISEADGIKATKKLLETVRSEMA; from the coding sequence ATGAGTGATCGTCACATGGGTTGTACGCGTCGTGATATGCTTCGAGTTTCCGGTCTGGCTATGGCCGGCCTGGCTTTTGGTTCGATGACAGCGACACGGTCAGTGGCAGCAGCTTTACAGACATCGGCCAGTCCGTTTGAAATTTCACTGGCTCAGTGGTCACTGCATAAGGCTTTCTTCGACAAGAAGGCTGACCCCATGGACTTTGCGAAGATCGCGAAAGAAGAATTTGGCATTAACGCCATTGAGTATGTGAATCAGTTCTACAAGGGCAAAGCCGAAGACCAGGCCTTCCTGGCTGACTTGAAGAAGCGCGCTGACGATCATGGGGTGAAGAGCCTGCTGATCATGTGCGATGGGGAAGGGGCTCTGGGTGACGCCGACGAAGCGAAACGCAAAAAGGCTGTCGAGAATCATTACAAGTGGGTGGCTGCCGCCAAGTATCTGGGTTGCCACTCGATTCGAGTGAATGCACAGAGCGGTGGATCGTATGATGAGCAGTTGGCACGTGCTGCTGATGGCCTGCGTCGGCTCACCGAATTTGCGGCGACTCACGATATCAATGTGATCGTGGAAAACCATGGCGGGCTCTCTTCAAATGGTGCCTGGCTGGCTGCTGTGATGAAGAAGGTCGATCATCCCCGCTGCGGGACTTTGCCTGACTTCGGGAATTTCCGTGTCAGCAAAGATGAGATGTATGATCGCTACAAAGGTGTTGAGGAATTGATGCCTTTTGCCAAGGCTGTGAGTGCGAAGTCTCACGACTTCGATGCGGCTGGCAATGAGATCCACACCGACTATCGCAAGATGATGAAGATTGTGGCCAGCTTTGGTTACAAAGGTTACGTCGGTATTGAATATGAAGGTAGTAAGATTTCAGAAGCCGACGGGATCAAGGCGACTAAGAAACTGCTTGAGACTGTGCGCAGTGAGATGGCGTAG